The Pseudomonas extremaustralis genome contains a region encoding:
- a CDS encoding SfnB family sulfur acquisition oxidoreductase, translating to MSNLALNPHQNDLDVAPLLLPAAVLRNDAEALSAAHELARAARLHAAKRDQQRQLPWALIEQFTRSGLGSISIPREYGGPQVSFVTLADVFAIISAADPALGQIPQNHFGILHVLQGAATERQKKQLFQSVLDGWRIGNGGPERGTKNTLELKARITARGDGYVISGQKFYSTGALYAHWVAVKALNDDGQQVMAFVRRGTEGLRIVDDWSGFGQRTTASGTVLLDQVPVDAELVVENWRLGTTPTIQGAVSQLLQAAIDAGIARGALEDTIAFVRERSRPWIDAKVERASDDLYVIADIGKLKIELHAAEALLRKAGQVLDQVAAAPITAQSAARASIAVAEAKVLTTEVSLLASEKLFELAGSRATLAEFNLDRHWRNARVHTLHDPVRWKYHAVGAYRLNGTLPARHSWI from the coding sequence ATGTCTAACTTGGCTCTTAACCCCCACCAGAATGATCTGGACGTCGCGCCCCTGCTGTTGCCGGCCGCCGTGCTGCGCAACGACGCAGAGGCGCTGAGCGCCGCCCATGAGCTGGCCCGGGCCGCGCGCCTGCACGCCGCCAAGCGCGACCAGCAGCGCCAACTGCCGTGGGCATTGATCGAGCAGTTCACCCGCAGCGGGCTGGGCAGTATTTCCATTCCCCGCGAGTACGGCGGCCCGCAGGTTTCGTTCGTGACCCTGGCCGACGTGTTCGCCATCATCAGCGCGGCAGACCCGGCCCTGGGGCAAATCCCGCAGAACCATTTCGGCATCCTGCACGTGTTGCAGGGCGCCGCCACCGAACGCCAGAAAAAGCAGCTGTTCCAGAGCGTCCTCGACGGCTGGCGCATCGGCAATGGCGGCCCGGAACGCGGCACCAAGAACACCCTGGAACTCAAGGCGCGCATCACCGCCAGGGGCGACGGCTACGTGATCAGCGGCCAGAAGTTCTACTCCACCGGCGCCTTGTACGCGCACTGGGTGGCCGTCAAAGCGCTGAACGATGACGGCCAGCAGGTCATGGCCTTCGTGCGCCGTGGCACCGAAGGGCTGCGCATCGTCGACGACTGGTCCGGCTTTGGCCAACGCACCACCGCCAGCGGCACCGTGCTGCTGGACCAGGTGCCGGTAGACGCCGAGCTGGTGGTGGAAAACTGGCGCCTCGGCACAACCCCGACGATCCAGGGCGCCGTCTCGCAACTGCTCCAGGCCGCCATCGACGCCGGCATCGCCCGTGGCGCGCTGGAAGACACCATCGCCTTCGTGCGCGAACGCTCGCGCCCGTGGATCGACGCCAAGGTCGAACGCGCCAGCGATGACCTGTATGTGATCGCCGATATCGGCAAGCTGAAGATCGAACTGCACGCCGCCGAAGCGCTGCTGCGCAAGGCCGGCCAGGTGCTGGACCAGGTCGCCGCCGCGCCAATCACCGCGCAGTCCGCCGCCCGTGCGTCGATTGCCGTGGCCGAGGCCAAAGTGTTGACCACCGAAGTGTCGCTGCTGGCCAGCGAAAAGCTCTTCGAGCTGGCCGGCAGCCGCGCCACCCTGGCCGAATTCAACCTCGACCGCCACTGGCGCAACGCCCGCGTGCACACCCTGCACGACCCGGTGCGCTGGAAGTATCACGCCGTCGGCGCCTATCGCTTGAACGGCACCCTGCCGGCTCGGCATTCCTGGATTTAA
- a CDS encoding efflux RND transporter permease subunit, protein MKGRFNLSDWALKHQSFVWYLMFVALLMGVFSYLNLGREEDPSFTIKTMVIQTRWPGATQEETLKQVTDRIEKKLEEIDSLDYVKSYTRPGESTVFVFLKDTTSAKAIPEIWYQVRKKLDDIRGSFPQGLQGPSFNDEFGDVFGSVYAFTGDGLSMRQLRDYVEQVRAEIRAVPGLGKVEMIGQQDEVIYLNFSTRKLAALGIDQRQVVQSLQSQNAVTPAGVIEAGPERISVRTSGQFASEKDLADVNLRLNDRFYRLADIADISRGYVDPARPMFRFNGKPAIGLAIAMQKGGNIQSFGEALHTRMDELTADLPVGVGVHKVSDQAEVVQEAVGGFTSALFEAVIIVLVVSFISLGLRAGLVVACSIPLVLALVFVFMEYSGITMQRVSLGALIIALGLLVDDAMITVEMMITRLEKGETKQQAATYAYTSTAFPMLTGTLVTVAGFVPIGLNASSAGEYTFTLFAVIAVAMLVSWVVAVLFAPVIGVHILSANVKPHSAEPGRIGRAFNGGMLWAMRNRWWAIGITVALFAASVFSMQFVQNQFFPSSDRPEILVDLNLPQNASINETRKAVDRFEAIIKDDPDIARWSTYIGQGAIRFYLPLDQQLENPYYAQLVIVSKDLDVRGELIARLQKRLRDDFVGVGSFVQPLEMGPPVGRPIQYRVSGKDTDQVRKHAIELATLLDKNSHVGEIIYDWNEPGKVLRIDIAQDKARQLGLSSEDVAQLMNSVVSGASVTQVHDDIYLINVVGRAEDAERGTPETLQNLQIVTPSGTSIPLLAFATVGYELEQPLVWRRDRKPTITLKAAVRDAMQPTDLVKQLKPEIDRFSAGLPVGYTVETGGTVEESGKAQGPIASVVPLMLFLMATFLMIQLHSVQKMFLVASVAPLGLIGVVLALIPTGTPMGFVAILGILALIGIIIRNSVILVTQIDEYEGAGYSPWDAVVQATEHRRRPILLTAAAASLGMIPIAREVFWGPMAYAMIGGIIIATLLTLLFLPALYVAWYKIRE, encoded by the coding sequence ATGAAAGGCCGCTTCAACTTATCCGACTGGGCCCTCAAGCATCAGTCCTTCGTCTGGTACCTGATGTTCGTCGCGCTGCTGATGGGCGTGTTCTCCTACCTGAACCTGGGTCGCGAGGAAGACCCCTCGTTCACGATCAAGACCATGGTGATCCAGACCCGCTGGCCGGGCGCGACCCAGGAAGAAACCCTCAAGCAAGTCACCGACCGCATCGAGAAAAAACTCGAAGAGATCGACTCCCTCGACTACGTGAAAAGCTACACGCGCCCTGGCGAATCCACGGTGTTCGTGTTCCTCAAGGACACTACCAGCGCCAAGGCGATCCCCGAGATCTGGTACCAGGTGCGCAAGAAGCTCGACGACATTCGCGGCAGCTTCCCCCAGGGTTTGCAGGGGCCGTCGTTCAACGATGAGTTCGGTGACGTGTTCGGCTCGGTGTACGCCTTTACCGGCGACGGCCTGTCGATGCGCCAGCTGCGCGACTACGTCGAACAGGTGCGCGCCGAGATCCGTGCGGTGCCGGGCTTGGGCAAGGTCGAGATGATCGGCCAGCAGGACGAAGTGATTTACCTGAATTTCTCCACGCGCAAACTCGCGGCCCTGGGGATTGACCAGCGCCAGGTGGTGCAGAGCCTGCAATCCCAGAACGCGGTGACGCCGGCCGGGGTGATCGAGGCCGGGCCGGAGCGGATTTCCGTGCGCACCTCGGGGCAGTTCGCTTCGGAGAAAGACCTGGCCGACGTCAACCTGCGGCTCAACGACCGCTTCTATCGGCTGGCGGACATCGCCGACATCAGCCGCGGCTATGTCGACCCGGCGCGGCCGATGTTCCGTTTCAACGGCAAGCCGGCGATCGGCCTGGCCATCGCCATGCAGAAGGGCGGCAATATCCAATCGTTCGGCGAGGCTCTGCACACGCGCATGGACGAACTCACCGCCGACCTGCCGGTGGGCGTCGGCGTGCACAAGGTGTCGGACCAGGCCGAAGTGGTGCAAGAGGCCGTCGGTGGCTTCACCAGCGCGCTGTTCGAAGCGGTGATCATCGTGCTGGTGGTGAGCTTTATCAGCCTCGGCCTGCGCGCCGGGCTGGTGGTGGCGTGTTCGATTCCGCTGGTGCTGGCGCTGGTGTTCGTGTTCATGGAATACAGCGGCATCACCATGCAGCGCGTGTCGTTGGGCGCGTTGATCATCGCCCTCGGCCTGTTGGTGGACGACGCGATGATTACCGTGGAAATGATGATCACGCGCCTGGAAAAAGGCGAAACCAAGCAACAGGCCGCGACCTACGCCTACACCTCCACCGCGTTCCCGATGCTCACCGGCACCCTGGTGACCGTGGCCGGTTTTGTGCCGATCGGCCTCAATGCCAGTTCGGCGGGCGAGTACACCTTTACCCTGTTCGCGGTGATCGCCGTGGCGATGCTGGTGTCGTGGGTGGTGGCGGTGCTGTTCGCGCCGGTGATCGGCGTGCATATCCTCAGCGCCAACGTGAAACCCCACAGCGCCGAACCGGGGCGCATCGGTCGCGCCTTCAATGGCGGCATGTTGTGGGCCATGCGCAACCGCTGGTGGGCCATCGGCATCACCGTGGCGCTGTTCGCAGCGTCGGTGTTTTCCATGCAGTTCGTGCAGAACCAGTTCTTCCCCTCGTCGGACCGCCCGGAAATCCTCGTCGACCTCAACCTGCCGCAAAACGCCTCGATCAACGAAACCCGCAAGGCCGTCGATCGCTTCGAAGCGATCATCAAGGACGACCCGGACATCGCGCGCTGGAGCACCTACATCGGCCAGGGCGCGATCCGTTTCTACCTGCCCCTCGACCAGCAACTGGAAAACCCCTACTACGCGCAACTGGTGATCGTCAGCAAGGACCTGGACGTGCGCGGTGAGTTGATCGCCCGCCTGCAAAAACGCCTGCGCGATGATTTCGTCGGCGTCGGCAGCTTTGTGCAGCCGCTGGAAATGGGCCCGCCGGTGGGGCGGCCGATCCAGTATCGCGTGTCCGGCAAAGACACCGACCAGGTACGCAAGCATGCGATTGAACTGGCGACCTTGCTGGATAAAAACAGCCACGTGGGCGAGATCATTTACGACTGGAACGAGCCGGGCAAAGTGCTGCGCATCGACATCGCCCAGGACAAGGCGCGGCAACTGGGCCTGTCCTCCGAAGACGTGGCGCAGTTGATGAACAGCGTGGTCAGCGGCGCCTCGGTGACCCAGGTGCACGACGACATCTACCTGATCAACGTGGTCGGCCGCGCCGAAGATGCCGAGCGCGGTACGCCGGAAACCTTGCAGAACCTGCAGATCGTCACGCCCAGCGGCACCTCGATTCCGCTGCTGGCCTTCGCCACCGTGGGCTATGAGTTGGAACAGCCGCTGGTGTGGCGCCGCGACCGCAAGCCGACCATTACCCTCAAGGCTGCGGTGCGCGACGCGATGCAGCCGACCGACCTGGTCAAGCAGCTCAAGCCCGAGATCGACAGGTTCAGCGCCGGCCTGCCGGTGGGCTACACGGTCGAAACCGGCGGCACCGTGGAAGAAAGCGGCAAGGCCCAGGGCCCGATTGCCAGCGTGGTACCGTTGATGCTGTTCTTGATGGCGACCTTCCTGATGATCCAACTGCACAGCGTGCAGAAGATGTTCCTGGTGGCCAGCGTCGCGCCGCTGGGGCTGATCGGCGTGGTGCTGGCGCTGATCCCCACGGGCACGCCCATGGGCTTTGTGGCGATCCTCGGCATCCTCGCGCTGATCGGCATCATCATCCGCAACTCGGTGATCCTGGTGACGCAGATCGACGAATACGAAGGCGCCGGCTACTCGCCATGGGATGCGGTGGTGCAGGCCACCGAACACCGGCGTCGGCCGATCCTGCTGACGGCGGCGGCGGCGAGCCTGGGCATGATCCCCATCGCCCGTGAAGTATTCTGGGGGCCGATGGCCTACGCGATGATCGGCGGGATCATCATCGCCACCTTGCTGACGCTGCTGTTTTTACCGGCGTTGTACGTGGCCTGGTACAAGATCCGCGAATGA
- a CDS encoding LLM class flavin-dependent oxidoreductase: MGKKKILLNAFNMNCIGHINHGLWTHPRDTSTQYKTLEYWTDLAQTLERGLFDGLFIADIVGVYDVYQDSIDVPLKESIQLPVNDPLLLVSAMAAVTRHLGFGITANLTYEPPYLFARRMSTLDHLSRGRVGWNIVTGYLDSAAKAMGLTEQVEHDRRYDQADEYLEVLYKLWEGSWEDDAVLNDPQARVYAQPGKVHKVEHHGEFYQVEGYHLCEPSPQRTPVLFQAGSSERGLVFAGRHAECVFISGQNKAATKAQVDKVRASAVEAGRNPDDIKIFMGLNVIVGATEALAWAKHAEYLSYASAEAGVAHFSASTAIDFSRYELDEPIQYVKSNAIQSATKHLQNNDWTRRKLLEQHALGGRYITLVGSPEQVADELESWISETGLDGFNLTRIVTPESYVDFIDLVVPELQKRGSYKTAYESGTLREKVFHASARLPEQHTGSTYRH; this comes from the coding sequence ATGGGGAAGAAAAAGATCCTACTCAATGCCTTCAACATGAACTGCATCGGGCATATCAACCATGGCCTGTGGACCCACCCACGGGACACGTCGACCCAGTACAAAACCCTCGAGTATTGGACCGACCTGGCACAAACCCTCGAACGCGGGTTGTTCGACGGCCTGTTCATCGCCGATATCGTCGGCGTGTACGACGTGTACCAGGACTCGATCGATGTACCGCTCAAGGAGTCGATCCAACTGCCGGTCAACGATCCGTTGCTGCTGGTCTCGGCCATGGCCGCCGTGACCCGCCACCTCGGTTTCGGCATCACCGCCAATCTCACCTACGAACCGCCGTATCTGTTCGCCCGGCGCATGTCCACCCTGGATCACCTGAGCCGTGGCCGCGTGGGCTGGAACATCGTCACCGGCTACCTCGACAGCGCCGCCAAGGCCATGGGCCTGACCGAGCAGGTCGAGCATGACCGACGCTACGACCAGGCCGATGAGTACCTGGAGGTGCTCTACAAACTCTGGGAAGGCAGTTGGGAAGACGACGCGGTACTCAACGATCCGCAGGCGCGGGTGTATGCGCAGCCGGGCAAGGTGCACAAGGTCGAGCACCACGGCGAGTTCTACCAGGTCGAGGGTTATCACCTGTGCGAGCCGTCGCCGCAGCGGACCCCGGTGCTGTTCCAGGCCGGCAGTTCGGAGCGCGGCCTGGTGTTCGCCGGGCGGCATGCCGAGTGCGTGTTCATCAGCGGGCAGAACAAGGCTGCCACCAAGGCCCAGGTGGATAAGGTGCGCGCCAGCGCGGTCGAGGCTGGGCGCAATCCGGACGACATCAAGATATTCATGGGTCTCAACGTGATCGTGGGCGCCACCGAGGCGCTGGCCTGGGCCAAGCACGCCGAGTACCTGAGCTATGCCAGCGCGGAGGCCGGCGTGGCGCATTTTTCGGCGTCGACGGCGATCGATTTTTCCCGGTATGAACTGGACGAGCCGATCCAGTACGTGAAGAGCAACGCGATCCAGTCGGCCACCAAACACCTGCAGAACAACGACTGGACCCGACGCAAATTGCTCGAGCAGCACGCCCTCGGCGGTCGCTATATCACCCTGGTCGGCTCGCCCGAACAAGTCGCCGACGAGCTGGAGTCCTGGATCAGCGAAACCGGTCTGGATGGCTTCAACCTCACCCGCATCGTCACCCCGGAAAGCTACGTGGACTTCATCGACCTGGTGGTGCCGGAGTTGCAGAAGCGCGGGTCGTACAAGACCGCTTACGAGAGCGGAACGCTGCGGGAAAAAGTCTTCCACGCCAGCGCCCGCCTGCCCGAACAACACACCGGCTCCACCTACCGCCACTGA
- a CDS encoding class I SAM-dependent methyltransferase has product MPLKPDDLDQITAATLGHYNSVAEDFREGTRDHDVSQNIDALLRHIHGTPPFTVLDFGCGPGRDLQTFTRMGHIAVGLDGSERFAQMAREDSGCEVLQQDFLKLDLPAGRFDGIFANAVLFHIPKQELPRVLKQLWAALKPGGVLFSSNPRGDNREGWNGPRYGSYHDLEAWQSLLTAAGFVELEHYYRPAGLPREQQPWLASVWRKP; this is encoded by the coding sequence ATGCCCCTCAAGCCCGACGACCTCGACCAGATCACCGCCGCCACCCTCGGCCACTACAACAGCGTGGCCGAAGACTTCCGCGAAGGCACCCGCGATCACGATGTGAGCCAGAACATCGACGCGCTGCTGCGGCATATCCACGGTACGCCGCCGTTTACCGTGCTGGATTTCGGCTGCGGGCCGGGACGGGATTTGCAGACCTTTACCCGCATGGGGCACATCGCCGTGGGGCTCGACGGCTCCGAGCGCTTTGCGCAGATGGCCCGCGAAGACAGCGGCTGCGAGGTGTTGCAGCAGGATTTCCTCAAGCTGGATCTACCCGCCGGACGCTTCGACGGGATCTTTGCCAATGCGGTGCTGTTTCATATCCCCAAGCAGGAACTGCCGCGGGTGCTCAAGCAGTTGTGGGCGGCGTTGAAGCCGGGCGGGGTGTTATTCAGTTCCAATCCACGCGGTGACAACCGGGAGGGCTGGAATGGGCCGCGATATGGGTCTTATCACGACCTGGAGGCGTGGCAATCATTGCTGACCGCTGCCGGGTTCGTGGAGCTGGAGCATTACTACCGCCCCGCCGGCTTGCCGCGCGAGCAGCAGCCCTGGCTGGCCAGTGTCTGGCGCAAACCCTGA
- a CDS encoding methionine ABC transporter permease, with product MWFDRLVQGAIDTLLMVGVSSLIALLVGIPLAVFLVTSDKGGIYQAPALNRVLGVFVNLFRSIPFLILMVALIPFTRLIVGTTYGVWAAVVPLTIAATPFFARIAEVSLREVDHGLIEAAQAMGCRRWHIIWHVLLPEALPGIVGGFTITLVTMINSSAMAGAIGAGGLGDIAYRYGYQRFDTQIMLTVIVLLVILVAVIQLGGDRLARVLNKR from the coding sequence ATGTGGTTTGATCGTTTAGTGCAGGGCGCCATCGACACCTTGTTGATGGTCGGTGTGTCGTCGCTGATCGCGCTGCTGGTGGGCATTCCGCTGGCGGTGTTCCTGGTCACCAGCGACAAGGGCGGTATCTACCAGGCTCCGGCGCTGAACCGTGTGCTGGGGGTGTTTGTCAATCTGTTCCGCTCGATTCCGTTTTTGATCCTGATGGTGGCGCTGATCCCGTTCACCCGGCTGATCGTCGGCACCACCTACGGCGTGTGGGCGGCGGTCGTACCGCTGACCATCGCCGCCACACCGTTCTTTGCGCGCATCGCCGAGGTGAGCCTGCGCGAAGTCGACCACGGCCTGATCGAAGCCGCGCAAGCCATGGGCTGCCGACGCTGGCACATCATCTGGCACGTGCTATTGCCCGAGGCACTGCCGGGGATTGTCGGCGGCTTCACCATCACCCTGGTGACCATGATCAACTCCTCGGCCATGGCCGGTGCGATTGGTGCCGGGGGCTTGGGCGACATTGCGTACCGGTACGGCTATCAGCGTTTCGATACGCAGATCATGCTGACGGTGATTGTGTTGTTGGTGATTCTGGTGGCGGTGATTCAACTCGGCGGTGACCGCCTGGCACGAGTGCTGAACAAGAGGTGA
- a CDS encoding SfnB family sulfur acquisition oxidoreductase: protein MTVSTRVAVITSDEHALIVASDLAEDFRRDSAQRDRERRLPLPELDAFSRSGLWGISVPKAYGGAGVSNVTLAKVIALIAQADSSLGQIPQNHFYALEVLRVNGSPAQQQRLYAEVLAGRRFGNALAELGTKTAHDRVTRITRDGDGFRISGRKFYATGAIYAQRIPTSVGDENGIQHLAFVPRDSEGLTVIDDWSGFGQRTTGSGSVVFDNVWVAAQDVIPFQSAFERPTPVGPLAQILHAAIDTGIARAAYEDALHFVRTKTRPWIDSGNDKATEDPLTLKSFGHLSIRLHAAEALLERAGEFLDRAQADSSAESVAAASIAVAEARALSTEISLAAGSTLFELAGSQATLAEHGLDRHWRNARVHTLHDPVRWKYHAVGNYYLNDENPPLRGTI, encoded by the coding sequence ATGACTGTCTCTACCCGCGTCGCGGTTATCACCAGCGACGAACACGCCCTCATTGTGGCCAGCGACCTGGCTGAAGATTTTCGCCGCGACAGCGCCCAGCGTGACCGCGAACGCCGCCTGCCGCTGCCCGAGCTGGATGCGTTCTCGCGCTCCGGCCTGTGGGGCATCAGCGTGCCCAAGGCCTACGGCGGCGCCGGTGTGTCCAACGTCACCCTGGCCAAAGTCATCGCATTGATCGCCCAGGCCGACTCGTCCCTGGGCCAGATCCCGCAGAACCATTTCTATGCCCTGGAAGTGCTGCGCGTGAATGGCAGCCCGGCGCAGCAACAACGCCTGTACGCCGAAGTGCTGGCCGGCCGGCGCTTCGGCAATGCACTGGCGGAACTCGGGACCAAGACCGCCCACGACCGCGTGACCCGGATCACCCGCGACGGCGACGGTTTTCGCATCAGCGGCCGCAAGTTCTACGCCACCGGCGCGATCTACGCCCAGCGCATTCCCACCTCGGTAGGGGACGAAAATGGCATCCAGCACCTGGCCTTCGTGCCCCGCGACAGCGAGGGCCTGACGGTCATCGACGACTGGAGCGGCTTTGGCCAACGCACCACCGGCAGCGGTTCGGTGGTGTTCGATAACGTGTGGGTCGCAGCGCAGGACGTGATCCCATTCCAGAGCGCCTTCGAGCGCCCGACCCCGGTCGGCCCGCTGGCGCAGATCCTTCATGCCGCCATCGACACCGGCATCGCCCGCGCCGCCTATGAAGATGCGTTGCACTTTGTGCGCACCAAGACGCGCCCGTGGATCGATTCCGGCAACGACAAAGCCACCGAAGACCCACTGACCCTCAAAAGCTTCGGCCACCTGAGCATCCGCCTGCACGCCGCCGAAGCCCTGCTGGAGCGCGCCGGTGAGTTTCTCGACCGCGCCCAGGCCGACAGCAGCGCCGAGAGCGTCGCCGCCGCGTCGATCGCCGTGGCCGAAGCGCGCGCCCTGAGCACCGAAATTTCCCTGGCCGCCGGCAGCACCCTGTTCGAACTGGCCGGCAGCCAGGCGACCCTGGCCGAGCACGGCCTCGACCGCCACTGGCGCAACGCCCGCGTGCACACCCTGCACGACCCGGTGCGCTGGAAGTACCACGCGGTGGGCAATTACTACCTCAACGATGAAAACCCGCCACTGCGGGGGACCATCTGA
- a CDS encoding methionine ABC transporter ATP-binding protein, whose amino-acid sequence MTAANAQLRDPGPAPRNAEQTELHPDLNRAHVRFINLGKTYDGTLHALQGIDLAIQRGEVFGIIGRSGAGKSSLIRTINRLEQPSSGRVLIDQVDIGDFDEDHLVALRRRIGMIFQHFNLMSAKTVWQNVELPLKVAGIPKLQREQKVRELLELVGLKDKHKAYPAQLSGGQKQRVGIARALVHDPEILLCDEATSALDPETTQSILGLLREINQRLGLTIVLITHEMAVIREICDRVVVLEHGRIVEQGPVWEVFGNPQHEVSKTLLAPLQHGLPEDLQSRLQPEAPSADAAVVLRLRFTGSATDEPDLAALFAALGGRVRLLQGGVERIQGHALGQLLLAVQGSAHNVETLRGRAGNWAQQVEVLGYVV is encoded by the coding sequence ATGACGGCCGCCAATGCCCAACTGCGCGACCCGGGCCCAGCGCCCAGGAACGCCGAGCAGACTGAACTGCACCCGGACCTCAACCGCGCCCATGTGCGCTTCATCAACCTGGGCAAGACCTATGACGGCACGCTGCATGCCTTGCAGGGCATCGACCTGGCGATCCAGCGCGGCGAAGTGTTCGGCATTATCGGCCGCAGCGGCGCCGGCAAATCCTCGCTGATCCGCACCATCAACCGCCTGGAGCAACCGAGCAGCGGGCGGGTACTGATCGACCAGGTGGACATCGGCGACTTCGACGAAGACCACCTGGTAGCCCTGCGCCGACGCATCGGCATGATCTTCCAGCACTTCAACCTGATGTCGGCCAAGACCGTGTGGCAGAACGTCGAGTTGCCGCTCAAGGTCGCCGGCATTCCCAAGTTGCAGCGCGAACAGAAGGTGCGTGAACTGCTGGAATTGGTGGGCCTCAAGGACAAGCACAAGGCCTACCCGGCGCAACTCTCCGGCGGGCAGAAACAACGGGTGGGCATTGCGCGCGCGCTGGTGCACGACCCGGAGATTCTGCTGTGCGACGAGGCCACCTCGGCGCTGGACCCGGAGACCACCCAGTCGATCCTCGGCCTGCTGCGCGAGATCAACCAGCGCCTGGGCCTGACCATCGTGTTGATCACCCACGAGATGGCGGTGATCCGCGAGATCTGCGACCGCGTGGTGGTGCTCGAACACGGGCGCATCGTCGAGCAGGGCCCGGTGTGGGAAGTGTTCGGCAACCCGCAACATGAGGTGAGCAAAACCCTGCTGGCGCCGCTGCAACATGGCCTGCCGGAAGATTTGCAAAGCCGTCTGCAACCCGAGGCGCCATCGGCGGATGCCGCCGTGGTGCTGCGCCTGCGGTTCACCGGCAGCGCAACCGACGAGCCGGACCTGGCCGCCCTGTTCGCCGCCCTGGGCGGGCGCGTGCGCTTGCTGCAAGGCGGGGTGGAACGCATCCAGGGCCATGCCCTGGGGCAATTGCTGCTGGCGGTGCAAGGCTCGGCGCACAACGTCGAAACCCTGCGCGGCCGCGCCGGGAACTGGGCACAACAGGTGGAGGTGCTGGGCTATGTGGTTTGA
- a CDS encoding MetQ/NlpA family ABC transporter substrate-binding protein, which yields MKKTLLSHPVKALALAFGLFSSALFAAEAPLKIGTTAAFAIPLEAAVAEAGKQGLKVELVEFTDWIAPNVSLAAGDIDVNYFQHIPFLENAKAAAGFDLVPYAPGIINNVGLYSKKFKSINDLPQGASVAIANDPINSGRGLQLLAKAGLISLKPGVGYKATEEDIVANPKKIKILQVEAVQLVRAYDDADLVQGYPAYIRLSKTFDAESALLFDGLDHPEYVIQFVIQPKSKTDPRVIKFVDIYQHSPVVRAALDKSLGKLYQVGWEG from the coding sequence ATGAAAAAGACCCTGCTCTCCCACCCAGTCAAAGCACTGGCCCTGGCCTTCGGGCTGTTCAGCTCGGCGCTGTTCGCCGCCGAGGCGCCGCTGAAGATCGGCACCACCGCCGCCTTCGCGATCCCCCTGGAAGCCGCCGTGGCCGAAGCCGGCAAACAAGGCCTGAAGGTCGAGCTGGTGGAGTTCACCGACTGGATCGCGCCCAACGTCAGCCTGGCCGCCGGCGATATCGACGTGAACTACTTCCAGCACATCCCGTTCCTGGAAAACGCCAAGGCCGCCGCCGGGTTTGACCTGGTGCCGTATGCGCCGGGCATCATCAACAACGTCGGGCTGTACTCGAAGAAATTCAAAAGCATCAACGACCTACCCCAAGGCGCCAGCGTGGCGATTGCCAACGACCCGATCAACAGCGGGCGCGGCCTGCAACTGCTGGCCAAGGCTGGCTTGATCAGCCTCAAGCCGGGCGTGGGCTACAAGGCCACCGAAGAAGACATCGTCGCCAACCCGAAAAAGATCAAGATCCTGCAAGTCGAGGCCGTACAACTGGTGCGCGCCTATGACGACGCCGATCTGGTGCAGGGCTACCCGGCGTATATCCGCCTGTCCAAAACCTTCGATGCCGAGTCGGCGCTGCTGTTCGACGGCCTCGACCACCCGGAATACGTGATCCAGTTCGTGATCCAGCCCAAGAGCAAAACCGACCCGCGCGTGATCAAGTTCGTCGACATCTACCAGCACTCGCCGGTGGTGCGCGCAGCCCTGGATAAATCCCTCGGCAAGCTCTACCAAGTCGGCTGGGAAGGCTGA